The following coding sequences lie in one Phalacrocorax aristotelis chromosome 4, bGulAri2.1, whole genome shotgun sequence genomic window:
- the COX18 gene encoding cytochrome c oxidase assembly protein COX18, mitochondrial, translating into MWRLARGWGSRGAAVGGARGRSLTVAAAASGDGGSWYEGLAHSAPVQWAEEGLVALQAATGLPWWAAIVGGAALLRTAVTLPLAAHQGRLLAKLENLQPEIKKLAERLRYEVSVRGKQLGWSEKVARFHFKKNLRRIITDLYVRDNCHPFKATLVVWVQIPVWVCVSLALRNCSVGATDSKVQQQFSAGGALWFADLTTPDSTWILPVSLGLMNLLIVEIFASQKMKVSRFQKFATNFFRVVSVIMIPVAATVPSSMALYWLSSSFVGLSHNLLLRSPTFRRLCCIPRTKADSDTPYRDIVSALTTKYSFKK; encoded by the exons ATGTGGCGGCTGGCGCGGGGTTGGGGGTCGCGTGGCGCGGCCGTTGGCGGCGCGCGGGGTCGGTCGTTAACGGTCGCGGCGGCAGCGAGCGGCGATGGTGGCAGCTGGTACGAGGGTCTGGCGCATTCGGCGCCCGTGCAGTGGGCGGAGGAGGGGCTGGTGGCGCTGCAGGCGGCCACGGGGCTGCCGTGGTGGGCCGCCATCGTGGGCGGCGCCGCCCTGCTCCGCACCGCCGTCACCCTGCCGCTCGCCGCCCACCAGGGCCGCCTCCTGGCCAAG TTGGAAAATTTGCAGCCTGAGATTAAAAAACTAGCTGAGCGTCTTCGCTATGAAGTTTCTGTTCGTGGAAAGCAACTGGGTTGGTCTGAAAAGGTGGCCAG gtTCCACTTTAAGAAAAACCTACGGAGGATTATTACGGACCTGTACGTTCGAGACAACTGCCATCCCTTCAAAGCCACTTTAGTGGTGTGGGTGCAGATTCCAGTGTGGGTTTGCGTGTCCCTCGCTTTGCGCAACTGCAGTGTTGGCGCCACCGACTCGAAAG TTCAGCAACAGTTTTCAGCCGGCGGAGCATTGTGGTTTGCAGACCTCACAACACCAGATTCTACGTGGATTTTGCCAGTTTCACTGGGACTTATGAATTTGCTGATCGTGGAG ATCTTTGCTTcacaaaaaatgaaagtttcCAGATTCCAGAAGTTTGCAACGAATTTCTTTAGAGTGGTGTCGGTCATAATGATCCCTGTTGCTGCAACCGTCCCCTCT TCCATGGCGTTGTACTGGCTGTCCTCCAGCTTCGTGGGACTCTCGCACAACCTGTTGCTGCGTTCTCCGACTTTTCGTCGACTGTGTTGCATACCAAGGACCAAAGCTGACTCGGATACCCCTTACAGAGATATTGTGTCTGCCTTGACTACCAAATACAGTTTTAAGAAATGA